A region of Pyxidicoccus parkwaysis DNA encodes the following proteins:
- a CDS encoding transposase — MRDASGCSLAGKRKSRALVRQRPLETLWEVPDELWARIEPILLESFPPSWTGRSRADWRQCFNGIIYQLRTGCQRNQLPRRFGSDRTVHRWFAK, encoded by the coding sequence ATGCGAGATGCGAGCGGATGCAGTCTTGCTGGCAAGCGGAAGAGCCGTGCGCTGGTCCGACAGAGGCCGCTTGAGACGTTGTGGGAGGTGCCGGACGAGCTGTGGGCACGAATCGAGCCGATTCTTCTCGAATCGTTTCCACCCTCCTGGACAGGCAGAAGTCGGGCTGACTGGAGACAGTGCTTCAACGGCATCATCTACCAACTGCGCACGGGCTGTCAGCGGAACCAGCTGCCCAGAAGATTTGGTTCCGACAGGACGGTGCACCGCTGGTTTGCCAAGTAG